The DNA sequence GAAACCGTTGGAATCTTCCAATACGAGTCGCCCGGGATGCAGAAATACATGAAAGAACTGAAACCGACGGTGTTTGGAGATTTAATTGCCATGAATGCTTTATATCGTCCGGGACCGTTAGAGTATATTCCTTCTTTCGTTCGAAGAAAAAACGGGGAAGAAGAAATTAAATACGATTTAGATGCCTGTGAAGAATATTTAGGGGAGACTTACGGAATTACAGTTTATCAGGAGCAGGTAATGCTTTTGTCGCAATCATTGGCCGATTTTACAAAAGGTGAGGCCGACGTTTTGCGTAAAGCGATGGGTAAGAAACAAAAGGACGTACTGGATAAAATGAAACCTAAATTTGTAGAACAAGCTGCAAAAAAAGGACATGATGCAAAGGTTTTGGAGAAAATCTGGAAAGACTGGGAGGCTTTTGCGAGTTACGCCTTCAACAAATCCCACTCGACTTGTTATGCCTGGATTGCGTATCAAACGGCTTACTTAAAAGCACATTATCCGGCAGAATATATGGCAGCGGTTCTTTCGAACAATATGAATGATATCAAACAGGTATCCTTTTTTATGGAAGAATGTAAACGTATGGGATTGGCAGTATTAGGTCCAGACGTGAATGAGTCGTACTATAAATTTACAGTAAATGATGATTACGCTGTTCGTTTTGGAATGGGTGCGATCAAAGGAGTAGGTTCGGGAGCAGTAGAAACGATTGTTGAAACCAGAAAAGACGGGAAGTATAAGTCTATTTTTGATTTGGCCAAACGAATTGATTTGCGTGCAGCCAATAAAAAAGCGATCGAAAATCTGGCTCTTGCCGGTGGTTTTGATTCGTTTGAAGGGACTACAAGAGCGCAGTATTTTCATGATGACGGAGATGGAATTACGTTTTATGAAAAAGCGATACGTTACGGATCGAAGTTTCAGGAAAACGAAAATTCATCGCAAGTGAGTTTGTTTGGAGAAACAAGTGAAGTGCAAATCGCAGAGCCTATTGTACCTCCTTGTGAAGACTGGAGTACAATGGAGAAACTTTCAAGAGAAAAAGAAGTCGTTGGAATTTATATTTCGGGTCATCCACTGGATGATTTTAGATTCGAAATGAAATATTTCTGTAATGCCCGATTAGAAGCTTTAAAAAGCATGGAACTTTACGTCGGTAAGAGTTTAAACTTTGCCGGTATTGTTAGTAATTTTCAAAGGAGAACGGCTAAAAATGGTAAGGATTGGGCAATTTTCACCTTAGAGGGATATGATGAAAGTTTTGAGTTTAAAATTTTTGGAGAGGAATACCTAAAATTCTACCATTTCTTATACAACAACCAATTCGTTTATTTGAAAATCTTAATTAAAGACGGTTGGGTAAACAGAGATACCGGTAAAAAAACGGATCCAAGGATGCAGTTTGTTGAGGTGAGACAGCTGCAGGATATTTTGGAGACATTTGCTAAAAAATTGATTTTGTTATTAAATATTAAAGACTTGCAAACCGAGTTCATTCATAAATTGAGTCATTTATTTAATGAAAATAAAGGCGATAACTCGGTGACTTTTGAAATCATGGAATTAGAAAAGGTGAAGCGATTGGTTGAGGTAGAAACACCAACAGATTTTGAAGAAACAGAAGACGCTGTTTTTGAAGAGGAGAACGATGGTGAGGAAAATGCAATTGAAGCAACCAAAATTCAGGAAGTAAATGAGGTCGAAGAAATAAAAGTGGTGACCAAATTAACCATGCCAAGCCGTAGACTAAAGGTTAAGATTTCGACAGAACTATTAGAGGAATTAGAAAAAATGCAGATTAATTTTAAGCTGAACTAAATTTTAACAGTTAAAATTTAAAAGAATGCATTTTTTTTTAGTTAAAATTATGCATGCATAATAGTTTTTTAGTAATATTGCCCAAAATTACAACGATTTCGTTCCAAGTCTAACCATGCAAACTCGTGAATTATGTTAAAATAATTTAAGTTTGTATAAATTAATTAAAACAAAATTATGAAAAAGAACCTATTTCTATTAGGATTATTAGTTTGCTCTATGGCCACAATGGCGCAAACAGAAAAAGCAGAGAAACCGGAAAGCTGGTATTTTAAATTAGGAGGGTCATACTTTAATCAAACAGCTTCGACAGAATTTCCAACAGTAGGAGGAAATGATGCGTTAAATAGAACTTATGCAGGAGGGAAATTAGTGTCTGAAGAAAGTATTACAGGTTCTTTTGGACAAGGATTTAGAACAGGAATTACAGCAGGATATCGTTTTTCAGTACGTTTGGGAGTTGAGTTAGGAGTTAATTATTACTCAAGTACTGATAAAAAGATGGCACAAACGACGACTGATGCTATTTTCGTATCAGGAGGAAAACCAATTTATAATTTTAAATCGGTAGGTCAAATTACTGCTTTTGATGTTGCTCCAGCACTTGTTATGTTTTTAGGAGAATCTCATGGTTTTGAACCGTATACTAAAGTTGGGGTTTTGGTACCAATTCACGGAGATTTAGAAATCACTACTGATGCGGTTGTTCCAACTGGTGTTGCTAATCCAGCGACAGTTGCTGTTCATAGTGTTGATAAGGTAAAACCAAATCCAACAATAGGATTTACTGCTGCTTTAGGGACTTCTTACAAATTAGGAAAACATATTTCTGCTTTTGCAGAACTAGAATACCGTAACTTTACTGTTCACGGAAAAACAAAAGAAACTACTAAGTTTACTCAAAATGGACAGGATGCTTTAGCAACTAGAACAACAGCTCAAATTCATACAAATTATCAAGATCGTTTAGATGTTAATTCTAATAATGCTTTAACTAATCCAAATGGTGTTAATAAAGATAAACCGATGGATGAATTAAGCTCTTATGTTGGAATTAGTGGTTTAGGTTTGACTTTAGGTCTTAAATACAGCCTATAATTTTATAGCAATTTTAGTTTTTAGAAAAAAGAGGATATTCAATTTTGAGTATCCTCTTTTTGTTTGTTAGGGGTGAAATTTCAATTTTTGGCCCTTTTTTTTGTCCTTTCGACGAAGGAGAAATCACACTCGTAACTCGACAAAGATTGGCGATTTTCTATGTGGAATTTCTGATGTGATTTCTCCTTCGTCGAAATGACAATGTGATACTAAAGTTGAGGTGTTTGCTTTTATAGTTGAACCAAGATAAGCTGTGTTTCTACTTCAAGCTTCTAAATTCCTTCAAAACTTCATCAATCACCCAGGTGGTTCTTGATGCGGAGACTCCATTAGAGGGCGAAGCATTTTCGTCTCCTAAAAGTTCAGCAACTATGGTTTCTATAAGTGGTTGTTGTATGTGAAGTGGGTTTTCGATGGTAATGCTTTCTTTCTCACCATTTACAAGTTGAATGTGAATGGGATCATTGCCAAAAGAAGAGAAAGAGATTTTTCCTTTATCCCCCACAATTTCGGTATTGTCATAACGTTCAAAACTGGCAAAGTTCCATAAACCGGAACCGTGAATCCCATTTTCAAACAAAAAGGACATCGAAACCGTATCTTCTGCCGGATAAGCCAAAAGTTGGGAACTCGCATGACCACGAACGGATTGGATTGGTCCAAATAAGTAATCCAGAAAATCGAGCGTATGACAAGCTAGATCCACAAAAATTCCTCCACCTGAGAGATGCGGTAAAACCGTCCAAGGCAAATTAATTTCATCATCGTAACGTTGCTCGAAAGGGTGGTACAAAACACAATTTACATGTCTTACAGTTCCTATCTTTCCTTGGTCAATTAGTTCTTTTATTTTAAGAAATCGGGGTAAACGTCTTCTGTAGTAAGCCACAAACAAGGGCACATTATGGGCTTTACAGGTGTTTATCATTTCGTTGCATTCTTCAAATGTGAGTGCCATAGGTTTTTCTACATAAACCGGTTTTCCGGCTTTAGCACACAAAATAGTGTATTCTTTGTGGGAAGAAGGAGGCGTCGCAATATAAACCGCATCGACT is a window from the Flavobacterium cupriresistens genome containing:
- a CDS encoding Gfo/Idh/MocA family protein; protein product: MKIVKWGIIGCGNVTEVKSGPAFQKTPNSALVAVMRRDPVLAEDYAKRHNVPKWYSNAVDLINDPEVDAVYIATPPSSHKEYTILCAKAGKPVYVEKPMALTFEECNEMINTCKAHNVPLFVAYYRRRLPRFLKIKELIDQGKIGTVRHVNCVLYHPFEQRYDDEINLPWTVLPHLSGGGIFVDLACHTLDFLDYLFGPIQSVRGHASSQLLAYPAEDTVSMSFLFENGIHGSGLWNFASFERYDNTEIVGDKGKISFSSFGNDPIHIQLVNGEKESITIENPLHIQQPLIETIVAELLGDENASPSNGVSASRTTWVIDEVLKEFRSLK
- a CDS encoding outer membrane beta-barrel protein; the protein is MKKNLFLLGLLVCSMATMAQTEKAEKPESWYFKLGGSYFNQTASTEFPTVGGNDALNRTYAGGKLVSEESITGSFGQGFRTGITAGYRFSVRLGVELGVNYYSSTDKKMAQTTTDAIFVSGGKPIYNFKSVGQITAFDVAPALVMFLGESHGFEPYTKVGVLVPIHGDLEITTDAVVPTGVANPATVAVHSVDKVKPNPTIGFTAALGTSYKLGKHISAFAELEYRNFTVHGKTKETTKFTQNGQDALATRTTAQIHTNYQDRLDVNSNNALTNPNGVNKDKPMDELSSYVGISGLGLTLGLKYSL